Genomic DNA from Vibrio tubiashii ATCC 19109:
TAAGTTAATAAATTTACGGAAAAATTGGTATAGGCTCACAGATTCACTAATTGTGTGAGCCTTTTATTGTTAGTCATACTGATTAGTTTCTCTTTAATATCAGATACTAACCAAGAGTTTTATGGTGTTTTCTGGTACGAAAGTTCACTTTGACACTTGGAGGAGATTTCCTAAGCTTTATTTGAGTAAAACGTCAGAGGAAAGGAGAACACAATGGCGAAATTCCAACAGGACATCCCTAATCGCGTCACCGTATATCATGATGATATTGACCAAGAAAAAGCGTTAAAGAATGCAATGCTTCCAGAAAAACCAAGATACTTTAACGGCTCACCGACCTATGAAGCATCAAGTGTGGATGAATTCAAAACCAAACTCAGTCAAATAGGCATGTCACTCGACGTGTAACAACAAGTAGAACCATCAAGGCAGCTGATTTGGCTGCCTTTTTGTTTTCTAAAATAAGTGCAATTTTCCTTCACTGTATCTCAACCCATTTTCCACATCTTGCCCTAGCAATACAGGGCCATCTAGGTCTACGATTTCTGCACGAGTCGCGATTGGCAATGCCGCTTTCATGGCTACGGACGTGCCTAACATACACCCGACCATGATACCAAAACCAAGCGAACGCGCTTGAACTTCAAGTTCAAATGCTTCGGTGAGCCCGCCAGTTTTATCCAGCTTGATGTTGACCATTTCATAACAGCCATATAGTGAAGAGAGGTCTTGTTTGGTGTGGCAACTCTCGTCAGCGCAAAGCGGTATTGGATGAGCAATGCCTTGCAATAACTCATCTTGACCCGCAGGAACAGGTTGCTCAATCATCGCGATATCATAGTGAGCGAGACGCTGAAACAGAGACTCTAACTCCATATCTTGCCAAGCTTCATTGGCATCAAGAACGATTTTGCAATTTGGCGCGGCTTGCCTTACCGCTGCTACCCTATGTTCTATGTCTGACTCATCAAGTTTAACCTTGAGTAAGGTCGCCCCTTGTTCAACATACTGTCGAGCTTGTTCTCCCATGACTTCTGCACTGCCTATAGATACCGTCATTGCCGTTTCTATATTGGGGTTAACGTCGAAGTAAGGTGCAGGAAAGTCGAGTTTATCCATATCGCTTATTAGTGCCCACAATGCGCAGTCCAGAGCATTACGCGCTGCACCCGCAGGGAAGTTTTGCAATTGCAGCTTGGCTTGTACAGGGGTTAAGTGCTTCAGATTCACTTGCCAAGTTTCGATTTGCTCTAGGACAGATTCAACACTTTCGTTATAGCGTGGGTAAGGAGTGCATTCACCGACGCCTTGCCAATTGCCCAAACTAATCGTCACTCGAACGACGTTACAGTGAGTTCGGGCACCACGAGAAATAACAAACGGAGTGGCAAGCTTAATTGAGTGAACTTTGGCTTCAATGCGCATCTTAGCCACCTTTAAAGCTGAGCAATATGTTGAGCAATTGAATCAATACCAAAGCGCACTGGGTCTGTCACAGGTACCTTGAACTGCTCTTGCCAATCGGCGCATAAAGCGCGAGCATCTTCTTCACTGATTGCAGAGGTGTTTAAGCTAATGCCGACAATCTGAACATTGGGGTTGGTGAGCTTAGCAGCGGCTAAGTTAGCTGATAGTGTCTCCTCGATTGAAGGGACAGGGCAATGAGGTAGATGCCGAATATGCGGGCGACCGATTTCGTGACAAAGCACCAAAGCATCAGCCTGAGCGCCATGAAGTAACCCCAAACTGACACCTGCAAAAGAAGGATTAAATAGCGAGCCTTGACCTTCGATAATGTCCCATTCGTGGTCTGTAAAGTCAGGGCTAATCGCTTCTACCGCACCAGAAATAAAATCGGCTACTACGGCATCGACTGAAATACCCGAGCCTTCAATCAAAATGCCCGTTTGCCCAGTGGCTTTAAAGCGTGCATCTACAGAGTGTTTTTTGAGAGCACTTTCAAGTGCTAGGGCAGTAAACATTTTGCCAACAGAGCAATCGGTGCCCACGGTTAAAAGGCGCTTACCGAGACGTTTCTTACCATTTCCGACTGCGAGTGATTCGTCAAAGTGGCGTACATCGTGAAGTTGGCATCTGCCTTGTTCTTTAAGCAATTTCAACTGAGGAATATCGGATAGGCGGCTATGCATTCCGGACGCAATGTTGAAACCTATTTCAGCCGCTTGAATTAGCGTTTGTTGCCAACTCTCAGGGATAACGCCACCTGCATTGGCTGTGCCAATAACAAGGGTTTTGACGCCTTGCTTTTTTGCTTGTTGCAACGACAAATCAGGTAAATCTAATGACACGGTTTCTTCGCTCAGCCTCAGTTGCCCTCTACAGGTTTCTGGGCGCCACAAGGCAATGCCACGGGCTGTTTTAGCTGCGATTGGATCAGTGACATCGCCAAGAAAAAGAAGGTAAGGTTGAGCAATTGACATAAGCATCCCTGTTATTGAGTGTTTGCAATAACAAGACTTTATCTAGGTGTAGAGTCCGTTTCGAATGCTTATCTATTTGTTGGATATAACGTTAGGTTATAGGCTGGGTTCAAGTTGTTCCACAAACCACTTGGCCGCGATCGATAATGGGTAGTGTTCTGCATGAAGTAGAGAAACGGAGACTCTAATGGCAGGTTCGAGCTGAGCGGTTTTCACCTTGTTCTGATAATGCTGCGCTGTCCATGGGTCCACGACCGCGTTACAGTTTCCATACGTGACAAGTTCTGCAGCTGCGCTGTAGCTTCTTACTGAGATTTTAGAGTGATAGCTGGCATCTACCGCATGAATAGCTTGGTGAAGTCGCAACCCTAATGGATCGCGAGTATCTAGCCCAACTAAGGGGTATTCATTCTCTATAAGTTCTGAAAGTGAATAGCTAGCTTGAGTAGTACTCTTCAGCGGCGTTAATACCGTCATCTCTTGGTCTAGCAGTTCGCGTCTCACGATTGCTGGTGGCGTTTCGTCACCAAAACCAATCGCCAGATCCACCTCATTTTTGATCAAAGCATCACATAACTCGTCTCGGTTACCGGTAGAAATTTCAACGGTATAATCGGTTTCGCGGCAAATTTTATCTACGATGGGGGCAAGTAAGATGGTTGCAAGAATAGGCGGAGCGCCAATCGTCAGGTGTTTTTCTCCTGCTTTTATCTTGTTAGTCAGGTTTCTAAACTGTCCAAGTTGTTGATAAACCTTTTCAGCTTCAGGTAACAGTAAATTCGCTTCTCTAGTTGGTATTAAACGCCCTTTAACACGCTCAAATAGCGCGAATCCTAATTGCTGTTCGGTGTGAGACAAAACACGAGTGACATTCGGTTGGGAAACAAAAAGCTGTTTCGCCGCGCCTGAAACGGTGCCTGTTTTCATTACTGCATAAAACACTTCAAGCTGTCTTAAATTCACCGCCGACGATCCCCTCGCTCATTTATCCTTCAATCACTGTAAATGAATTTAGGTATTTAAAAAAGAAGCCTTTTTCGCTATTGACCTGTCTACCAGTGTAGGTTTTACTATCCGGCTCGCCAAAATAAGGCTAAAGATTTCGATACAGTGAAGAGGTATAGCCACTATGTCTATTGGATTTGATTATGGAACCGCGAATTGCTCAGTCGCAACGCTAGTCGATGGACAGGTGAAACAGATTCCTTTGGTTGGAGAAGATTATTATATTCCTTCGACCCTTTGTGCTCCAACATCAGAAGTGGTGTCCGAATACCTTTTTAGAAGCTTAGGGATTAAGCCTTCAGACGGTGTGGGTGAAAATATGCTTCGTCGTGCGATTAAACTCAACGCTGAAGAGGGGCTTGATGTCCGCGCTGAAGACGTCAAGTTTGGTCATGAGGCGCTAAATCTGTATCTAGAAGATCCTCAGGATGTCTATTACGTTAAATCTCCAAAATCGTTCTTAGGTGCAATGGGACTGCGCGATATGCAGCTATCGTTTTTTGAGGATCTGGTTTGTGCCATGATGTCGAACATCCGCCAGCGAACAGAATTGGCTCTAGAGCAAGAGGTGACTCAAACCGTGATTGGTCGCCCAGTGAACTTTCTTGGTCGAGGTGGCGAAGAGTCTAACATCCAAGCCGAAGGTATCTTACGTCGCGCCGCTTTAAGGGCGGGCTTCAAAGATGTTGAGTTTCAGTTTGAACCCGTTGCCGCTGGGTTAGACTATGAAGCATCATTGGATCAGGACAAAAATGTCTTGGTCGTGGATATTGGTGGTGGTACCACAGACTGCTCGTTTTTACGCATGGGGCCAACATGGGCTGGAAAGCGAGAACGTAGGGATTCACTCCTAGCCCACTCGGGTCAAATGGTGGGTGGCAACGATCTCGATATCTTTACCGCATTTAAGCAGTTTATGCCTGAGTTTGGGATGGGGACGCAAAATCTAGCCGGTTTAGAAGTGCCGACAACCCAGTTTTGGAATCCTATTGCCATTAACGACGTCCAAGCGCAGCGTAAGTTCTATGGTCACGACAATCGCAAACAGCTGCAACTACTGATTAAAGAAGCGCAGAACCCAGATAAACTACGCCGACTATTCGAGCTTTATCAAGGCACGTTAGGCTATGCAGTCATCAGAGAAGCCGAGCAGACCAAAATTGCTTTGGGCGAAGACGACAGCTACCAAGCGCAAATTCAGTTGATCAACGAGTTGATCTCTATCCCTGTTTTAAAATCGGATATGGAAGAGGCAATTTCAGTCCCTACAGAAAAGATTAAAGCACTAGTTAAAGAAGCAATAAACCAGAGTGGGATTGAGCCAGATGTCGTTTATATGACAGGGGGCTCTGCACGTTCACCAATTTTAAGAGGGGCGGTGAGTGCGATACTGCCGACCACGCCAATCGTGAGTGGCAATTACTTCGGTTCGGTCACCGCTGGATTAGCTCGCTGGTCTGACACTATTTATTCCTAACTTTGTTCGTCCCACTTTTGGGACATGAACAAGCTAAATCACATTTTACTTACTGATATTAATCATATTAATGATTTATCTATCATTAATGTGATTATTGCATTTCAAATCTGGATTTTTGTCATATAACAGCCACACTTTAATAATAATTTTAATAATTAACTAAAGTTGACGTACTTCAAGTCGCTTAATAACTAATTGACTAAAAAAGGGTTGTTTGTAATGAGGAATTTAGGGTTTAGAAAACTACTTCTTATCTCCATTATTGCTCTGGTTGTTTTTTCTGTTTCTGTGTCTAGCTATGTTGCTTATATTGATCAGAAAGAAACGTTGGTAGAACTTATTACCAACAGCAACCAAGAGTATGTAGAGAGTCAGGCAGAGCAAATCGCCAGTAAACTCAATGAGAAAGTGGCAGGTTTAGATAAGCTTGGCAAACAGTTCGAAAGTGAGCCTATTACGGGAACTGAACAAGATTTCATTCAATTGACCCACCTGATTGCAGGCGGGATGAATCTGAACAGTTCGGTTGTCGGGTTTACCAATGGCGATGCGTATTGGAACCAAACCGCAAAGACTTGGCCAAATCACAAATACGATGGGGATGTTACAACGCGAAGTTGGTATCAGCTTGGTAGGCAAAGTACCTCTGCGGGTATGACTGAACCATACTTAGACAGTGATGGTGACACCTATTGGGTATCCATTGTTCGTAAGACATTTAGCGGCATGATCTCTGCCGATATGCAGCTTGGTTTTCTCAACGAAATTGTTAAAAACGCGAACGAGATACCAGGCGCGATAGCGATGATTATTAACCACGACAAAACCATTCTTGCTTCATCATTCAAAGAGGTAAAAGCCGGCGAAAAATCCGATAAATACCCTTGGCTCAATGATGTGGCCAAACAAGCGATGGGTGCTAAGGACGTGGTGTTTGATGGCATTATGGGTGACAAAGACAAGTTGTTTTTCTCTCATCAAATCAACATAGCGGGTAAGAGTTGGTATTTTGTTGTTGGCCTAGAAAAGGACATTGTGTTTGCTGATCTTGCTTCGGCAAAGACATCTGCCATCACTACTGCGCTAGTTGCCACGGTGATCAGTGTGATTCTGGCACTACTAATCATGAATGTGTTGTACCGACCAATACTGGTACTGAAAGAAACCATTGCTGGTTTGAGTCAAGGTAACGGTGACCTAACTCAACGCATTGAGGTGAAAACCAATGATGACCTTGGGCAGATATCTGGAGGGGTCAATGCGTTTATCACCAACCTGCAGAACATGATGCTTGAGATCAGGGAAGTTACTGATCACTTGAATGAAAACGTCGATCGAATGAAGGATCAAAGTCAGCGCAACAGCGTCATTCTTCAAAACCATGTTCAAGAAACCGAGCAGGTTGTTACTGCGATAGAAGAGATGAATTCGACCGCGGAATCTATGGCGACGGATGCAGCGAATACCGCTCAGCTGACACATAAAGCGAGCGAGGCGAGTGCAACGTCGAAGAGTACAGTGACACAGGCACAAAACAACGTTCAGGAATTGGTTGATGATGTCAGTACAGCTTCTGATAATGTTAACAACATGGCGTCAGAGACGGATGGTATCAACACAATTTTGGGCGTTATCGGTGATATCGCAGAGCAAACCAACTTACTAGCCCTAAATGCGGCAATTGAAGCAGCGCGTGCAGGTGAACAAGGTCGAGGTTTTGCGGTTGTTGCCGATGAGGTACGTAACCTTGCAAGCAGAACGAAAACCAGCACCGAAGAAATCGAGGCAGCGCTTGCAAGTTTGCTACGTGGTAGCCAATCGGTTGTGGATTCAATGGACTCTACGAAGCAGAAATGTGCGCAAACTGCAGAGGGTGCCGGAGAAGTAGCAGAGAGCTTAGATGTGATGACTGAGTTTGTTACCGACATCAACGATCTGAGTACTCAAATTGCGACAGCGGCGGAAGAGCAAAGCAGTGTGACCCAGGAGCTGAGCCGTAATATGTCGGCGATTAATGACATAGTGGGTGAGTTGGACAGTAATGGTCAACAGGCTCTTGAAGAAGCTCAAAATATCTCTGACATG
This window encodes:
- the dgcA gene encoding N-acetyl-D-Glu racemase DgcA; the encoded protein is MRIEAKVHSIKLATPFVISRGARTHCNVVRVTISLGNWQGVGECTPYPRYNESVESVLEQIETWQVNLKHLTPVQAKLQLQNFPAGAARNALDCALWALISDMDKLDFPAPYFDVNPNIETAMTVSIGSAEVMGEQARQYVEQGATLLKVKLDESDIEHRVAAVRQAAPNCKIVLDANEAWQDMELESLFQRLAHYDIAMIEQPVPAGQDELLQGIAHPIPLCADESCHTKQDLSSLYGCYEMVNIKLDKTGGLTEAFELEVQARSLGFGIMVGCMLGTSVAMKAALPIATRAEIVDLDGPVLLGQDVENGLRYSEGKLHLF
- the dgcN gene encoding N-acetyltransferase DgcN → MSIAQPYLLFLGDVTDPIAAKTARGIALWRPETCRGQLRLSEETVSLDLPDLSLQQAKKQGVKTLVIGTANAGGVIPESWQQTLIQAAEIGFNIASGMHSRLSDIPQLKLLKEQGRCQLHDVRHFDESLAVGNGKKRLGKRLLTVGTDCSVGKMFTALALESALKKHSVDARFKATGQTGILIEGSGISVDAVVADFISGAVEAISPDFTDHEWDIIEGQGSLFNPSFAGVSLGLLHGAQADALVLCHEIGRPHIRHLPHCPVPSIEETLSANLAAAKLTNPNVQIVGISLNTSAISEEDARALCADWQEQFKVPVTDPVRFGIDSIAQHIAQL
- a CDS encoding LysR family transcriptional regulator, with translation MNLRQLEVFYAVMKTGTVSGAAKQLFVSQPNVTRVLSHTEQQLGFALFERVKGRLIPTREANLLLPEAEKVYQQLGQFRNLTNKIKAGEKHLTIGAPPILATILLAPIVDKICRETDYTVEISTGNRDELCDALIKNEVDLAIGFGDETPPAIVRRELLDQEMTVLTPLKSTTQASYSLSELIENEYPLVGLDTRDPLGLRLHQAIHAVDASYHSKISVRSYSAAAELVTYGNCNAVVDPWTAQHYQNKVKTAQLEPAIRVSVSLLHAEHYPLSIAAKWFVEQLEPSL
- the yegD gene encoding molecular chaperone; this encodes MSIGFDYGTANCSVATLVDGQVKQIPLVGEDYYIPSTLCAPTSEVVSEYLFRSLGIKPSDGVGENMLRRAIKLNAEEGLDVRAEDVKFGHEALNLYLEDPQDVYYVKSPKSFLGAMGLRDMQLSFFEDLVCAMMSNIRQRTELALEQEVTQTVIGRPVNFLGRGGEESNIQAEGILRRAALRAGFKDVEFQFEPVAAGLDYEASLDQDKNVLVVDIGGGTTDCSFLRMGPTWAGKRERRDSLLAHSGQMVGGNDLDIFTAFKQFMPEFGMGTQNLAGLEVPTTQFWNPIAINDVQAQRKFYGHDNRKQLQLLIKEAQNPDKLRRLFELYQGTLGYAVIREAEQTKIALGEDDSYQAQIQLINELISIPVLKSDMEEAISVPTEKIKALVKEAINQSGIEPDVVYMTGGSARSPILRGAVSAILPTTPIVSGNYFGSVTAGLARWSDTIYS
- a CDS encoding methyl-accepting chemotaxis protein gives rise to the protein MRNLGFRKLLLISIIALVVFSVSVSSYVAYIDQKETLVELITNSNQEYVESQAEQIASKLNEKVAGLDKLGKQFESEPITGTEQDFIQLTHLIAGGMNLNSSVVGFTNGDAYWNQTAKTWPNHKYDGDVTTRSWYQLGRQSTSAGMTEPYLDSDGDTYWVSIVRKTFSGMISADMQLGFLNEIVKNANEIPGAIAMIINHDKTILASSFKEVKAGEKSDKYPWLNDVAKQAMGAKDVVFDGIMGDKDKLFFSHQINIAGKSWYFVVGLEKDIVFADLASAKTSAITTALVATVISVILALLIMNVLYRPILVLKETIAGLSQGNGDLTQRIEVKTNDDLGQISGGVNAFITNLQNMMLEIREVTDHLNENVDRMKDQSQRNSVILQNHVQETEQVVTAIEEMNSTAESMATDAANTAQLTHKASEASATSKSTVTQAQNNVQELVDDVSTASDNVNNMASETDGINTILGVIGDIAEQTNLLALNAAIEAARAGEQGRGFAVVADEVRNLASRTKTSTEEIEAALASLLRGSQSVVDSMDSTKQKCAQTAEGAGEVAESLDVMTEFVTDINDLSTQIATAAEEQSSVTQELSRNMSAINDIVGELDSNGQQALEEAQNISDMNQKLTGIVGRFKLD